The Hymenobacter baengnokdamensis genome includes a region encoding these proteins:
- a CDS encoding integrase core domain-containing protein: MLEVRERPVFANLADAQASVADYFDYYNHERLHASITAVS; this comes from the coding sequence GTGCTCGAAGTCCGCGAACGACCCGTTTTTGCCAACTTGGCTGATGCCCAAGCCAGCGTGGCCGACTATTTTGACTACTATAATCACGAGCGCCTGCACGCCAGTATTACAGCGGTTTCATAG